In one Euleptes europaea isolate rEulEur1 chromosome 12, rEulEur1.hap1, whole genome shotgun sequence genomic region, the following are encoded:
- the SKA3 gene encoding spindle and kinetochore-associated protein 3, with the protein MDSTGSFFSKLRALAITLERQAEQLKQAFRGDETEFEDDSPMRYLHELYSEVRTLKGEADNVLKKKSEERDATYDFIKASKVLMNSNATDLGKIRDLFEKYGYQSIIREEATKDEAETDPEPVKSDQEEMKNLACPENSSGPDPLVRIPQLSDFGLSKYALPSTWNAMHILPQAHVQKEEPREDDSGCPSPKVEQFCMNGRDLCVDDDTAYLTEDQTIFLLNNVKKTRQANEMNGPSMVSASKENLSTPGQKSKVRDYDYMASPAAPTFRTPGVKVPSRKNTALPKSPESNKLDTSNHTDEVTHPNPLPVEKEPEQACVIQTVPNKRYVEEAVASVLPSSKCLDYPETPAPPAISDYRNILTSPPPAPEITVIPTQMLQILSKYNSNTEPPRSAGKLNNEGISAEFERRPALGVSNKENRMVVTLDSSRNGIENYVGKEYRFFCINEWP; encoded by the exons ATGGATTCAACAGGCAGTTTCTTCAGTAAACTGCGAGCCTTGGCGATCACATTGGAGAGACAGGCTGAGCAGCTGAAGCAAGCTTTTCGTGGAGACGAGACAG AATTTGAGGATGACTCCCCAATGAGGTATTTACATGAACTGTACTCGGAAGTCAGGACACTAAAG GGTGAAGCTGATAATGTTCTTAAGAAGAAATCTGAAGAAAGGGATGCTACATACGACTTCATAAAGGCTAGCAAAGTTCTAATGAACAGTAATGCAACAGACCTTGGAAAAATAAGAGATCTTTTTGAGAAATATGGATACCAGTCAATTATTAGGGAAGAAG caacAAAAGATGAAGCTGAAACTGATCCTGAACCTGTCAAGTCTGATCAAGAGGAAATGAAAAACCTCGCTTGCCCAGAAAACTCTTCCGGGCCTGATCCTCTGGTGCGGATTCCACAACTTTCAGATTTTGGGCTTTCAAAATATGCTCTCCCCAGTACTTGGAACGCTATGCATATATTACCCCAAGCCCATGTACAAAAGGAAGAGCCAAGAGAGGACGACTCTGGGTGCCCATCCCCCAAGGTAGAACAGTTCTGTATGAATGGACGTGACCTTTGTGTGGATGACGACACTGCATATTTAACCGAAGACCAAACAATCTTCCTGCTCAACAATGTGAAAAAAACTAG GCAAGCTAATGAGATGAATGGGCCATCAATGGTGTCAGCATCCAAAGAGAACCTATCTACACCTGGGCAAAAGAGTAAAGTGCGTG ATTATGATTACATGGCTTCACCTGCGGCACCCACTTTTCGTACGCCTGGCGTGAAAGTCCCCTCCAGAAAGAACACCGCTTTACCAAAATCCCCAGAGAGTAACAAGTTGGATACATCTAATCATACAGATGAAGTTACTCATCCAAATCCTCTGCCTGTGGAAAAAGAGCCTGAA CAAGCATGTGTCATCCAGACGGTACCAAATAAAAGATACGTGGAAGAAGCTGTTGCATCTGTCCTGCCCTCAAGCAAGTGTCTGGACTATCCTGAAACGCCTGCTCCTCCTGCAATATCAGACTATAGAAACATACTCACCTCTCCTCCACCAGCTCCTGAAATAACTGTGATTCCAACGCAAATGCTGCAG ATTTTATCAAAGTACAACTCAAACACAGAACCACCCAGATCAGCCGGGAAGCTGAATAATGAAGGGATTTCTGCAGAGTTTGAAAGAAGGCCTGCACTTGGTGTCAGTAACAAAGAAAACAG AATGGTTGTCACTTTGGACAGCTCAAGAAATGGAATAGAAAACTACGTGGGAAAAGAATATAGATTTTTTTGTATTAATGAGTGGCCCTAA
- the MRPL57 gene encoding ribosomal protein 63, mitochondrial has product MFLTVALLRNRIPGKQWIGKHRRPKVVTLAMKRSMIQKLEIEAENEYWLSRPYMTREQEYRHNEERRRAKWQAIIAAKRSNFPEHRYATEHLNHLNVTKKWEST; this is encoded by the coding sequence ATGTTTCTGACTGTGGCACTACTTCGAAACAGAATTCCTGGGAAACAGTGGATTGGTAAACACAGACGACCAAAGGTGGTTACCTTGGCAATGAAGCGCAGCATGATTCAAAAGTTGGAAATTGAAGCTGAAAATGAGTACTGGCTGAGCCGGCCATACATGACACGAGAGCAGGAGTATCGCCATAATGAGGAACGTAGGAGGGCAAAGTGGCAAGCAATCATAGCTGCAAAAAGATCTAATTTTCCTGAGCACAGATATGCCACAGAACATCTAAACCATCTTAATGTGACCAAGAAATGGGAAAGCACTTAA